From a region of the Mycolicibacterium sp. MU0050 genome:
- a CDS encoding NAD-dependent epimerase/dehydratase family protein — MKIVITGATSALGRAAATQLSGAGHRVTGVAQQPHPCLDPGVDLTCMPLDSPALRDVVAGADAVIHLAPVEPGGEHSEGLIGLLRVADATARAGARLLFVSQAAGDPLLYGRAEELVSSSWAPSLVIRCAALLGRRPDWAVSRTVATVRGARCATPIPVLHIDDLCRFLVRSVGSHRTGTVDLAAPAPLPASSARRWLGRVKVRRAPAWTLVAPAMDVAALQRDWEFTCGWTAADAWFDAGRLPAGDRWGHAEPLARARAGIGGHAASAAAGEFDDVIDPRFAVFDTRGSTDALPGPLTPMSLDVQFGALRAAQRATGEILGLRGDLAEEWQRRGTAVFGHRLFTGRTVSEEVAAAIGRTGQRAALLPRAVAVARDHHRWCAAYAAQCGQHPRWAGESDAVLDTRMLLLRDQIQHGWALAGVGAAVEGLLAGAGRPGPPATAEITAARQWADGTATLELANPLVAEVAVAKVVPSVRASRSFRMAEAVGASRGVAWGAAVFFTNELRGALCEKGSRLAARRMLASADDVFYLTLAEAVTPPADARLRVARRRAERERLQALNMPDVIDGWWSPLPDAAPAPASVAGEPNRMLEPAAVALRRVSSMWRDRAAFGT, encoded by the coding sequence ATGAAGATCGTGATCACTGGCGCGACCAGTGCGCTGGGGCGTGCCGCGGCGACGCAGTTGTCCGGCGCCGGGCACCGCGTGACCGGCGTGGCGCAGCAACCCCATCCGTGTCTCGATCCCGGCGTCGATCTGACCTGTATGCCGCTGGACTCACCGGCGCTGCGCGACGTGGTGGCCGGCGCCGACGCGGTGATCCATCTGGCACCGGTGGAGCCCGGGGGCGAGCACAGCGAGGGGTTGATCGGACTGCTGCGCGTCGCTGACGCGACGGCGCGGGCCGGGGCCCGGCTGCTGTTCGTGTCCCAGGCTGCCGGCGACCCGTTGCTGTACGGCCGCGCCGAGGAACTGGTGTCCTCGAGTTGGGCACCGAGCCTGGTGATCCGGTGCGCGGCCCTGCTCGGCCGCCGCCCCGACTGGGCGGTGTCCCGCACGGTCGCCACCGTGCGCGGTGCGCGCTGCGCCACGCCGATCCCGGTTCTGCACATCGACGACCTGTGCCGGTTCCTGGTGCGTTCCGTCGGCTCGCACCGAACGGGCACGGTGGACCTCGCGGCCCCCGCGCCGCTGCCGGCCTCCTCGGCCCGACGGTGGCTGGGGCGGGTAAAGGTCCGCCGCGCGCCCGCCTGGACGCTCGTCGCCCCTGCGATGGATGTTGCTGCCCTGCAACGTGATTGGGAGTTCACCTGCGGGTGGACGGCGGCGGACGCGTGGTTCGACGCCGGGCGATTGCCGGCCGGTGATCGGTGGGGGCACGCGGAGCCCCTCGCGCGGGCGCGGGCCGGGATCGGCGGGCACGCCGCGTCCGCCGCGGCGGGGGAGTTCGACGACGTCATCGATCCGCGGTTCGCCGTGTTCGACACCCGCGGCAGCACCGATGCGCTGCCGGGGCCGCTGACCCCGATGTCACTCGACGTCCAGTTCGGCGCGCTGCGCGCCGCGCAGCGCGCCACCGGCGAGATACTCGGGTTGCGTGGCGACCTGGCCGAGGAATGGCAGCGCCGCGGCACCGCGGTCTTCGGCCACCGGTTGTTCACCGGTCGCACGGTCAGCGAGGAGGTCGCGGCGGCCATCGGGCGCACCGGGCAGCGGGCCGCGCTGCTGCCCCGCGCGGTCGCCGTGGCCCGGGACCATCACCGCTGGTGTGCTGCGTACGCGGCGCAGTGCGGACAGCACCCGCGATGGGCCGGGGAGTCCGACGCGGTGCTCGACACCCGGATGCTGTTGCTGCGGGACCAGATTCAGCACGGCTGGGCCTTGGCGGGCGTCGGTGCGGCGGTCGAGGGTCTGCTGGCGGGCGCGGGACGTCCGGGCCCGCCGGCGACGGCGGAGATCACCGCTGCGCGGCAGTGGGCGGACGGCACCGCGACCCTCGAACTGGCCAACCCGTTGGTCGCCGAGGTCGCTGTGGCGAAGGTGGTGCCCTCGGTGCGGGCGTCCCGGTCGTTCCGGATGGCCGAGGCGGTCGGGGCCTCGCGCGGGGTCGCCTGGGGCGCGGCGGTGTTCTTCACGAATGAACTCCGAGGGGCGTTGTGCGAGAAGGGGAGTCGGCTGGCGGCGCGCCGCATGCTGGCGTCGGCCGACGACGTCTTCTATCTGACGCTGGCCGAGGCGGTCACACCCCCCGCCGATGCCCGGTTGCGCGTCGCGCGCCGGCGCGCCGAGCGGGAACGGTTGCAGGCGCTGAACATGCCGGACGTCATCGACGGTTGGTGGTCGCCGCTGCCCGATGCCGCGCCCGCGCCGGCCAGCGTGGCCGGCGAGCCGAACCGGATGTTGGAGCCGGCCGCGGTGGCGCTGCGCCGGGTCAGCTCAATGTGGCGGGATCGAGCGGCCTTCGGGACCTGA